A portion of the Carya illinoinensis cultivar Pawnee chromosome 11, C.illinoinensisPawnee_v1, whole genome shotgun sequence genome contains these proteins:
- the LOC122282355 gene encoding transcription elongation factor TFIIS-like, translated as MVEIRSKRCKNSGIISASACCTGVTKKARREVCEPESDQKNKVVKVTDSAKAYRERVRKQLEEAFSGVASEADEGIRLDVEACDPVQVAASVESAMFEKIGWSNGVSEAKYQSVLFNLKDTQNLDLRRKVLLGQIVPEVLVSMTAEEMASQKRERENVQIRLKTMKRCMHETDEKEKASTDMFKCGRSGERKCSYYQLQARSADEPMTTYVTCVNCNNHWKL; from the coding sequence ATGGTGGAGATTCGGTCAAAACGATGCAAGAACAGTGGTATCATTTCAGCATCAGCTTGCTGCACCGGGGTAACAAAAAAAGCGAGAAGGGAGGTTTGTGAACCAGAGTCAGATCAGAAGAATAAGGTTGTTAAGGTAACAGACTCTGCTAAGGCTTACCGTGAAAGGGTTCGCAAACAACTAGAGGAGGCCTTCTCCGGCGTTGCAAGTGAAGCCGATGAGGGCATTCGGCTTGATGTAGAAGCATGTGACCCTGTTCAGGTTGCTGCCTCCGTGGAATCTGCAATGTTCGAGAAAATAGGTTGGAGTAACGGGGTTAGCGAGGCCAAGTACCAATCTGTATTGTTCAACCTAAAGGACACCCAAAATCTGGATTTAAGGAGAAAGGTACTTCTTGGACAGATCGTGCCGGAGGTGCTTGTGAGCATGACTGCGGAAGAGATGGCAAGCCAGAAAAGGGAGCGTGAAAACGTCCAGATTCGGTTGAAGACaatgaaaagatgtatgcatgaaacgGACGAGAAAGAAAAAGCCTCTACAGATATGTTCAAGTGTGGAAGGTCTGGTGAGCGCAAGTGCAGTTACTATCAATTGCAGGCAAGGAGTGCTGATGAGCCAATGACAACCTATGTCACGTGCGTCAATTGCAACAATCATTGGAAGCTTTGA
- the LOC122281650 gene encoding tobamovirus multiplication protein 2A produces MACRGCLECLLKLLNLLLSLVGLAMVGYGIYLLVEYQRSTSNTLVSSPVRGDESLIQLGRPLLMGVSLSSSIFDDLSKAWFIYLFIGIGVILFAISCFGCIGAVTRNGCCLSCYSVLVILLILVELGCAAFIFFDKSWQEEIPTDRTGDFDMIYAFLKEHWTIIKWVALGAAVLEALLFLLALVVRAANRKVEYDSDDELIAPRQQIRQPLINRPPIPATGVPIAGALDQRPSRNDAWSARMREKYGLDTSEFTYNPSESHRFQQAATQPAEERSRCSIM; encoded by the exons ATGGCATGCAGAGGTTGCTTGGAGTGCCTATTGAAGCTTCTTAACCTCTTGTTGAGTCTTGTGGGTCTTGCTATGGTTGGCTATGGGATCTACTTGCTGGTTGAGTACCAAAGATCTACAAGTAACACCCTAGTGTCATCACCCGTGAGAGGTGATGAGAGTTTGATACAGCTTGGCCGACCGCTGCTCATGGGTGTCTCTCTGTCCAGTAGTATTTTTGATGACCTGTCGAAAGCTTG GTTCATATACTTATTTATTGGTATAGGGGTGATTCTCTTTGCCATCTCTTGTTTTGGTTGTATTGGAGCTGTAACACGGAATGGGTGCTGCTTGAGTTGT TACTCAGTATTGGTGATCCTCTTGATCTTGGTAGAGCTGGGATGTGCAGCCTTCATATTTTTTGACAAAAGCTGGCAAGAA GAAATTCCAACCGACAGAACTGGAGATTTTGACATGATATATGCTTTTCTGAAAGAGCACTGGACAATTATAAAATGGGTTGCTCTTGGTGCTGCTGTTTTGGAG GCACTTCTATTCTTATTAGCGCTCGTGGTCAGGGCAGCAAACAGAAAAGTAGAATATGACAGCGACGATGAGCTCATTGCCCCAAGGCAACAGATCAGGCAGCCATTGATCAATAGGCCACCAATTCCAGCTACAGGTGTACCTATTGCTGGTGCCCTTGATCAGCGTCCTAGTAGAAATGATGCTTGGAGTGCACGCATGAGAGAAAAG TATGGGCTCGATACTTCAGAGTTCACCTACAACCCATCCGAGTCACACAGGTTCCAGCAAGCTGCCACCCAGCCAGCGGAGGAAAGGAGCCGTTGCAGCATCATGTAA
- the LOC122281155 gene encoding type I inositol polyphosphate 5-phosphatase 2-like translates to MRTNRGKRSEAFWPSIVMKKWLNIKPKVYEFSEDEVDTETESEDDACSLKDERMHVPEDHAQRTQGNLFTRPSQTSGSTLISMGTSSTDYRLRHRRGKSETLRAQYINTKDVRVTIGTWNVAGRLPNEDLEIDDWLCTEEPADIYIIGAKICLSLSLSLQGFQEVVPLNAGNVLGAEDSRPIRKWEAIIRKTLNKSLEPKSKHKSYSAPPSPVLRTSSVADVLASEIDVHPLEMMCEGYTRKKNFYDMEQETLDEGIDIGMHSQLRRIYGIDFTSRLDWPEHSLDATPQAISSNSKLRRVFSSSGRIGYNLTENSLRGSPQTFALGGSRLKRMHNSSGDLGLMWLEQQEKPEVLDSLSDVSDTFSDEEDGFFELPEEQHNFDVTENGVKSCPRYVRVVSKQMVGIYVSVWVRKRLRRHINNLEVSLVGVGLMGYMGNKGSVSVSMSLFQSRMCFVCSHLTSGQKDGAEQRRNSDVYEIMRRTCFSSFFETNQPQTIPSHDQIFWFGDLNYRINMLDTEVRKLVALRRWDELLKNDQLSKELQSGHVFDGWNEGVIDFPPTYKYETSSDRYVGENPKEGEKRSPAWCDRVLWLGKGIKQLSYERAEIRLSDHRPVSSNFLVEVEVLDHRKLKRAINYNSAAVHPEIFPDEES, encoded by the exons ATGAGAACCAATCGAGGGAAACGCTCTGAG gccttttggccttccattgtGATGAAGAAGTGGCTAAATATCAAGCCGAAGGTGTATGAGTTCAGTGAAGATGAGGTTGACACTGAAACTGAAAGTGAAGATGATG CTTGCTCTCTTAAAGATGAAAGAATGCACGTGCCTGAGGATCATGCCCAGAGGACACAGGGGAACCTTTTCACTCGGCCCAGTCAAACTTCAGGCAGTACTTTGATTTCTATGG GTACATCTTCCACGGATTATCGGTTAAGGCACAGGAGAGGAAAATCTGAAACTTTGCGTGCGCAGTACATTAATACAAAGGATGTGAG GGTGACAATTGGGACTTGGAATGTTGCTGGAAGACTTCCAAATGAAGATCTTGAGATTGATGACTGGCTTTGTACAGAAGAGCCAGCAGATATTTACATTATTGG TGCTAaaatctgtctctctctctctctctctctacaagg TTTTCAAGAGGTAGTCCCTTTGAATGCCGGGAATGTTCTGGGAGCAGAGGATAGCCGGCCTATTCGAAAATGGGAGGCAATAATTCGAAAAACTCTCAACAAATCTTTGGAACCTAAAAGCAAACACAAGAGTTATAGTGCCCCACCCTCCCCAGTGCTAAGGACTTCTTCTGTTGCTGATGTTCTTGCATCTGAGATTGATGTTCATCCATTAGAGATGATGTGTGAGGGATACACCAGGAAGAAAaatttttatgacatggaaCAAGAGACACTGGATGAAGGAATTGATATTGGAATGCATTCTCAATTGAGGAGAATATATGGCATTGATTTCACCAGTAGATTAGACTGGCCTGAGCATTCATTAGATGCAACCCCTCAGGCAATCTCCTCCAATTCAAAGTTGCGGAGAGTATTTAGCAGTTCGGGAAGAATTGGATATAACTTGACAGAGAATTCTCTACGAGGGAGTCCACAAACTTTTGCATTAGGTGGTAGTAGATTGAAACGAATGCATAATAGTTCTGGTGATCTAGGCTTGATGTGGTTGGAGCAGCAAGAGAAGCCTGAAGTTCTCGATTCTCTCTCTGATGTTTCTGACACCTTTTCTGATGAGGAAGATGGTTTTTTTGAATTACCAGAGGAGCAGCATAATTTTGATGTAACTGAAAATGGTGTGAAGTCATGTCCTAGGTATGTGCGAGTTGTCAGCAAGCAGATGGTAGGGATATATGTATCAGTTTGGGTTCGAAAGAGGTTGAGAAGGCATATCAACAATTTGGAAGTTTCTCTTGTTGGAGTCGGTCTGATGGGCTACATGGGAAACAAG GGCTCTGTTTCTGTTAGCATGTCCCTGTTTCAATCACGAATGTGCTTTGTTTGTTCTCATCTGACCTCTGGTCAGAAGGATGGGGCTGAGCAGAGGCGTAATTCTGATGTCTATGAAATAATGCGACGTAcctgtttctcatctttctttgAAACAAATCAACCACAGACTATTCCTTCTCATGA TCAGATATTCTGGTTTGGGGATTTGAACTATCGTATCAATATGTTGGATACGGAAGTTAGGAAACTGGTTGCTCTTAGAAGGTGGGATGAACTTCTCAAAAACGATCAG CTAAGCAAAGAACTCCAGAGTGGACATGTATTTGATGGATGGAACGAGGGCGTGATAGACTTTCCACCTACTTACAAGTATGAAACCAGCTCTGATAGATATGTTGGCGAGAACCCAAAAGAAGGGGAGAAAAGATCTCCAGCCTG GTGTGATCGTGTGCTGTGGTTAGGAAAAGGTATAAAACAACTTTCGTACGAAAGGGCTGAAATAAGGCTCTCAGATCATCGACCAGTTAGTTCAAATTTCTTGGTTGAAGTTGAAGTCCTAGACCATCGGAAGCTGAAAAGGGCTATCAATTACAATAGTGCAGCTGTACATCCTGAAATTTTCCCCGACGAAGAGAGTTAG